GACTTAAAGATGTTGCTAACCTTTGTGAAAAAGCTAAAAATTTTATTATTTTTTAATGAAGGGTTTGTTTCTTGAGAAACCATATTCGATACCTTTTTATAATTTTTAGACTAGGGCTAACAAAGAACCAATTCCTTCGTTTAGCAATGAAGATCTCCCCTAACAATCAGATGCCAAAGTTGGGTGTGCATGCCATTCTATTTTTAAAGACTTATCCAATTTGATAAATAAGCCTTAACCGAGACTTTTTTGAAAGAACAACGATTTCTTAGAAAAGAAGGAAATAATTCGAATTTAGGTTAAAGTATTAGGAAGAAAGTGGTGCCCGGAGGCGGATTCGAACCACCGACACGCGGATTTTCAGTCCGCTGCTCTACCAACTGAGCTATCCGGGCATACCATGCAAGGAGGATAGGCAATTCCCTGCAAACAATATGAGCACAATTTAAACCAAACCACTTTAGCTTCGTACCAAAAGGTTCGTAAATAAAAACACTCAAACATCAACTGTTAGAACCATAAAGAACAACAGGATGAACGGCTTTATAGAGGCAATTGATCCCCCTGTCCAGCCCTCCTTTGCTGAAACTCAAAGGATTTTTGTTATTTTTTTAAAATGCTTGCAAAACTTAACTCTAAGCCTCGAAATCTGTCTCAGAAAACTCATATGTCGACGTGCAAAACTCACAGGTCACCGAGATTTTCCCAGTCATTTCAATCATCTTTCCACGTTCATCAGAAGAAAAATGCGAAAGCATGTTCTGCACCTTGTCTCGAGAACAAGAACATTCAGCTCTAACAGGCACTTTATCAAAAATCCGAACACCTTCTTCATGATAAAGTCGCAACAAAAGCCGCTCAGGGGCTAATTCCGGATCAAGCAACTCATGCGCTTCAACGGTTGAACCAAGCATCCGGGCCCGGTTCCAGTCTTCTTCAAAGTTCTCAAAAGGCTCATCAGTATCATAATCACGACCACCTTCACGGGTCAAATATTGCACAAGCAAGCCGCCAGCCCGCCAGTGCCAATGCTTTCCATCATCTCCAGCATCAGCATTATAATGTTTCGCAACATTTAAGCGCACCAAACTAGGAATTTGTTCAGATTGCATAAAATAATCTTCAGCAACAGTGCCAAGAAAATCTCGCTCTATAGCAACGATCCCCTGGTAACGCTCCATATCAGCACCTTGGTCAACAGTAAGGGCCAAATACCCCCGCCCTAACCAACTACCAATTTCATGCTCAACGCCGTCCGCCTCTAGTTCCGCAACGGCGGCCTTATTATAGCTAGCATACGCACGCAATTTTCCCGGTGTGGTGTAATCAACGACAAGCATACTGATAGGACCATCGGTTTTGGTCTGTAAAATCAGTTTGCCATCAAATTTAAGCGAAGCCCCGATAAGACAAGTAAGCGCAATAGCTTCTCCTAAATAAGTAGCAACACCATCAGGATAATCATGCCCAGACAAAATCTTATCAACCGCATTTCCAAGTCGAACCAAACGGCCACGCGCTCCCGCTTCATCAGCTTGAAACGGCAATACAACATCGTCCTTGATGTCACTATCTAAAAAGATGTATCCATCATCAGAAACTGTTGAATGCGAAGTTCCAATATCATCATCAGAACCATGTTCTTCATCGCTCATGAAATTTTCCTAATTAAAATTTGATCTAAAAAAATCTGACCTAAAATATAAAGAGTAAATCTGGTAACAGGTATATTAGATATTAATCCTGAGAGTTACCTATTACCCCTATATAGCGCCCAAACTCCAGGCAACTATCGCCTTTTGAGCATGCAACCGGTTTTCAGCTTCATCAAACACAACAGATTGCGGTCCATCAAGAACTTCAGCTGTCACCTCACGCCCACGATAAGCCGGCAAACAGTGCATGAACAGCGCGTCTTTAGAGGCAAGTTTCATCATCTCAGTATTAACTTGATAAGGCGCAAAAACTCTTTTTCGCACTTCCTCATCTTCATCCCCCATAGAAACCCAGGTATCCGTCATAATCAGATCAGCATCAAGAAATGCATCATCTAACTTTTCGACAAAATGAATAGAGTTTTTCTTTGCCTTTTGGTCAGCCTTCACAGCA
The sequence above is a segment of the Hyphomicrobiales bacterium 4NK60-0047b genome. Coding sequences within it:
- a CDS encoding Hsp33 family molecular chaperone encodes the protein MSDEEHGSDDDIGTSHSTVSDDGYIFLDSDIKDDVVLPFQADEAGARGRLVRLGNAVDKILSGHDYPDGVATYLGEAIALTCLIGASLKFDGKLILQTKTDGPISMLVVDYTTPGKLRAYASYNKAAVAELEADGVEHEIGSWLGRGYLALTVDQGADMERYQGIVAIERDFLGTVAEDYFMQSEQIPSLVRLNVAKHYNADAGDDGKHWHWRAGGLLVQYLTREGGRDYDTDEPFENFEEDWNRARMLGSTVEAHELLDPELAPERLLLRLYHEEGVRIFDKVPVRAECSCSRDKVQNMLSHFSSDERGKMIEMTGKISVTCEFCTSTYEFSETDFEA